The following coding sequences are from one uncultured Desulfobacter sp. window:
- a CDS encoding ferritin family protein, with translation MAYDYNAAEAFEMAIQIEKNGAAFYRKAAALQKNEEDKLFLETIAKMEDRHQGGFEEMKAALSDTDKTETVFDPNEELSLYLKAMADAHGGEGNPEVAAQLTGDESMTEIINTAIGLEKESILFYIGLKDMVPPKMGREKIDEIIQEEQKHIAQLTGFLKKAEA, from the coding sequence ATGGCTTACGATTATAATGCAGCAGAAGCATTTGAAATGGCTATCCAGATTGAAAAAAATGGTGCGGCTTTTTACAGGAAAGCTGCCGCGCTTCAAAAAAATGAAGAAGACAAACTATTTCTTGAAACCATTGCCAAAATGGAAGATCGCCATCAAGGTGGGTTTGAAGAGATGAAGGCCGCTTTGTCGGATACGGATAAAACCGAGACGGTGTTTGATCCCAATGAAGAGCTGTCATTGTACCTGAAAGCCATGGCCGACGCCCATGGGGGTGAAGGTAACCCTGAAGTGGCCGCCCAGCTTACCGGTGACGAATCCATGACCGAAATTATTAATACCGCCATTGGTCTGGAAAAGGAATCTATTTTATTTTACATCGGGCTTAAAGATATGGTACCGCCCAAAATGGGCCGTGAAAAAATAGATGAAATCATTCAAGAAGAACAAAAACATATTGCTCAACTCACCGGCTTTCTTAAAAAAGCTGAAGCATAG